The following DNA comes from Picosynechococcus sp. PCC 7003.
CGGTAGAATTATGCCGCCGCCATCGTCTCCTACCGATTCGTCAGATTCAAGATGAAGTCATTGTGGCGATGGTAGAACCCGACAACCTAGCCGCCCAAGATGATTTAAATCGCCTCTTTCGTCTGCAAAATCTGACGCTACGACGCATTGTGATCACAGAAGACGATTATCGCCAGGTTCTAGATGGCTATTTAGAGCAACAAGTCCAGATTCAAATTCAACAGCAGGAACAGGCAACTAAGGCGGCCGAAGCAGCAGAACTTAAAAAAGCAGTTGATATTGAAGATCTCGACCTGGGGGTGACTGGGGAATTAGATGAGCAGGAGGATGAAAGTGCCGACCTGATGAATGAAAATCAGGCCAGCTCTGCTCCGGTCATCAAACTCGTCAATAAAGTTCTCCTTAAAGCCCTCCAGGAAGGGGCATCGGATATTCACATCGAACCCCAGGAAAATGATTTACGAATTCGCTTCCGCAAAGATGGGGTGTTGCAATATGCATTTGATCCGCTGCCAAAACGTATCGTCCCCGCGGTGACCGCCCGGTTCAAAATTATGGCCGATCTAGACATTGCAGAACGTCGTGTACCTCAGGATGGTCGGATTCGGCGGATGTTTAAGGGGCGTAAGGTGGACTTTCGGGTCAATAGTTTACCCAGTCGCTATGGTGAAAAAATTGTTTTACGGATTCTCGACAATTCTTCAACTCAGTTAGGTCTAGATTTGTTGATCACCAACCAGGACATCCTTGGGCAGGTACGGGAAATGGCCCAGCGGCCGTTTGGTCTGATTTTGGTGACGGGGCCCACGGGGTCAGGAAAATCAACGACGTTGTATTCGATCCTGGCGGAACGCAATGAGCCGGGCATCAACATCAGTACGGCAGAAGACCCCATTGAATATACGTTGCCGGGTATTACGCAGGTGCAGGTCATCCGGGAAAAGGGGATGGATTTTGCGTCAATTTTGCGGGCATTTTTGCGGCAGGATCCGGATGTCATTCTTGTGGGGGAAACCCGGGATAAGGAAACGGCAAAAACAGCCATTGAAGCGGCTTTAACGGGGCACTTGGTTTTAACCACTCTCCACACTAACGATGCACCAGGGGCGATCGCCCGCCTAGATGAGATGGGAGTTGAACCCTTTATGATTTCCGGGTCACTGTTGGGGATCCTAGCCCAGCGGTTAATGCGACGGGTTTGTAGCGAATGCCGTATCCCCTATCAGCCCACAGTGGAAGAGTTGGCACGCTACGGCATTTCCAGTAATGATCGCCGTCCTTTAACGGTGTACCGGGCCAATACCTTGACACCAGATCAGATTCAAGTAGCCAAAGAAGCAGGCAGTCTCTGTCCCAAATGTGGTGGCGGCGGCTATAAAGGCCGGGTCGGGGTCTATGAGTTCATGCAAAATAGCGAGGAAATTGAACGACTGATCAACAGCGGCGCGACCACAGACATGATTAAAGAAGTGGCGGTGCAAGAGGGCATGTTGAGTATCTTGGCCTACAGTTTGGAATTGGTCAAAGAAGGCCATACTACTTTTGAAGAGGTAGATCGCGTCACCTTTACTGATTCTGGTCTTGAGGCAGAACTCAAAGCGAAACGAAAAACGGGCCTTGTTTGTACCACTTGTAATGCTGAATTGCAGCCGGATTGGCTAGATTGCCCCTACTGTATGACGCCCCGCCTTTAATTAAGACTCATCAATCTTTGTTCCCGGGCGATCGCCTTTTGGGCAAAATAATGGCAACGACAATCTTTCACTCCACCTTTTTTCTTTTCCTATCTCAGGCGATCGCCCAAGGAGTAACAAGCCAATGGATTACATGATCGAAGACCTCATGGAGCAACTCGTAGAAATGGGCGGCTCCGATATGCACATCCAGGCCGGTGCCCCCGTTTATTTCCGAGTCAGTGGGAAACTTGGCCCCATTAACGAAGAGCCCCTTTCTGCCCAAGAGGCCCAGAAGCTCATTTTCAGTATGCTCAACAACACCCAACGCAAGGATCTTGAGCAAAACTGGGAATTAGACTGCTCCTATGGCGTCAAAGGACTCGCCCGCTTCCGGGTCAATGTCTACAAGGAACGGGGCTGTTATGCCGCCTGCCTGCGAGCTTTATCCTCTAAAATTCCCAACTTTGATCAGTTGGGTTTACCCGATATTGTGCGGGAAATGGCCGAACGTCCCCGGGGCTTGGTACTGGTGACGGGTCAAACGGGTTCGGGAAAAACCACCACCATGGCGGCGATGCTGGACTTGATTAACCGCACCCGGGCCGAACATATCCTCACCGTCGAAGACCCCATCGAATACGTTTTTCCGAATCACAAAAGCCTCTTTCACCAACGGCAAAAAGGAGAAGATACCAAAAGTTTTGCCAATGCTCTCCGGGCCGCTCTCCGGGAAGATCCAGACATTATCCTTGTGGGGGAAATGCGAGACCTCGAAACCATCTCCTTGGCCATCTCCGCCGCGGAAACCGGCCACCTTGTCTTCGGTACTTTGC
Coding sequences within:
- a CDS encoding GspE/PulE family protein, encoding MTQSSLPKRTRALALRNDFSPFGNKLIQQGVVDHQQMEKALVETRRSGRPLTAIVEELTGKALSPELVRQYKKHHLFELKILYGLNSIDPEVQKIDIDQMGELINSLVPVELCRRHRLLPIRQIQDEVIVAMVEPDNLAAQDDLNRLFRLQNLTLRRIVITEDDYRQVLDGYLEQQVQIQIQQQEQATKAAEAAELKKAVDIEDLDLGVTGELDEQEDESADLMNENQASSAPVIKLVNKVLLKALQEGASDIHIEPQENDLRIRFRKDGVLQYAFDPLPKRIVPAVTARFKIMADLDIAERRVPQDGRIRRMFKGRKVDFRVNSLPSRYGEKIVLRILDNSSTQLGLDLLITNQDILGQVREMAQRPFGLILVTGPTGSGKSTTLYSILAERNEPGINISTAEDPIEYTLPGITQVQVIREKGMDFASILRAFLRQDPDVILVGETRDKETAKTAIEAALTGHLVLTTLHTNDAPGAIARLDEMGVEPFMISGSLLGILAQRLMRRVCSECRIPYQPTVEELARYGISSNDRRPLTVYRANTLTPDQIQVAKEAGSLCPKCGGGGYKGRVGVYEFMQNSEEIERLINSGATTDMIKEVAVQEGMLSILAYSLELVKEGHTTFEEVDRVTFTDSGLEAELKAKRKTGLVCTTCNAELQPDWLDCPYCMTPRL
- a CDS encoding type IV pilus twitching motility protein PilT produces the protein MDYMIEDLMEQLVEMGGSDMHIQAGAPVYFRVSGKLGPINEEPLSAQEAQKLIFSMLNNTQRKDLEQNWELDCSYGVKGLARFRVNVYKERGCYAACLRALSSKIPNFDQLGLPDIVREMAERPRGLVLVTGQTGSGKTTTMAAMLDLINRTRAEHILTVEDPIEYVFPNHKSLFHQRQKGEDTKSFANALRAALREDPDIILVGEMRDLETISLAISAAETGHLVFGTLHTNSAASTIDRMLDVFPPIQQPQIRAMLSNSLLAVFSQCLVKKANPKPGEFGRAMAQEIMVVTPAIANLIREGKSAQVYSAIQTGMKLGMQTMEQALAGLVATGSVTFEEALSKSGKPDELQRLVGGALGGSPTAKRR